The following are encoded together in the Xanthomonas sacchari genome:
- a CDS encoding phospholipid-binding protein MlaC: MTIKLLSAALAAALAVAAPSAALAQAAAPAAAATQAGSASKVVLENSTRILTTLEQRRSEFKSNPTALRQFIDSEMNKSFDRDYAARLVLGVHGRGASDADVKLFGDAMADNLMQRYGTSLLTFEGKPQVRVKSETPLPGGRGVKVSTELLRSGGDPVPVDYLLRNTGAGWKIFDVMVEGVSYVQTFRNQFDTPLRNKSIAEVAAELRNGTLQAAPAGNSGE; encoded by the coding sequence ATGACGATCAAACTGCTTTCCGCCGCTCTCGCCGCCGCGCTGGCCGTGGCCGCGCCCTCCGCCGCCCTGGCCCAGGCCGCCGCGCCGGCCGCCGCCGCCACCCAGGCCGGTTCGGCCAGCAAGGTGGTGCTGGAGAACAGCACGCGCATCCTGACCACGCTGGAACAGCGCCGCAGCGAGTTCAAGAGCAACCCGACCGCACTGCGCCAGTTCATCGACAGCGAGATGAACAAGTCCTTCGACCGCGACTACGCCGCCCGCCTGGTGTTGGGCGTGCACGGCCGCGGCGCCTCCGATGCCGACGTCAAGCTTTTCGGCGACGCGATGGCCGACAACCTGATGCAGCGCTACGGCACCTCGCTGCTGACCTTCGAAGGCAAGCCGCAGGTGCGGGTGAAGTCGGAAACCCCGCTGCCGGGCGGCCGCGGCGTCAAGGTCTCCACCGAGCTGCTGCGCAGCGGCGGCGACCCGGTGCCGGTGGACTACCTGCTGCGCAACACCGGCGCGGGCTGGAAGATCTTCGACGTGATGGTCGAGGGCGTGTCCTACGTGCAGACCTTCCGCAACCAGTTCGACACCCCGCTGCGCAACAAGTCGATCGCCGAGGTCGCGGCCGAGCTGCGCAACGGCACGCTGCAGGCGGCGCCGGCGGGCAACAGTGGCGAGTGA
- a CDS encoding lipid asymmetry maintenance protein MlaB — translation MASDAPQLRRDGDTLALSGVLDRAAATALWPAALRALPGARALDLRAVSRVDSAGLALLAELAARLRAQGQAEVAIHGAPAGLTDLSAAYRLASTLDFHSPPAAS, via the coding sequence GTGGCGAGTGATGCGCCGCAGCTGCGCCGCGACGGCGACACGCTCGCCCTGAGCGGCGTGCTCGACCGTGCCGCGGCCACCGCGCTGTGGCCGGCGGCGCTGCGCGCGCTGCCGGGCGCACGCGCGCTGGACCTGCGGGCGGTGTCGCGGGTGGACAGCGCCGGCCTGGCGCTGCTCGCCGAACTTGCCGCGCGCCTGCGCGCCCAGGGCCAGGCCGAGGTCGCCATCCACGGCGCCCCGGCCGGCCTGACCGACCTGAGCGCCGCCTACCGGCTGGCCTCGACCCTGGATTTCCACTCTCCCCCTGCGGCGAGCTGA